One stretch of Schlesneria sp. DSM 10557 DNA includes these proteins:
- a CDS encoding DUF1559 domain-containing protein, translating to MTDRTHTVRTTPGSSLPGTTHLTRLTARNRIRPAFTLIELLVVIAIIAVLIALLLPAVQQAREAARRTQCKNNLKQLALALHNYTETYAGVLPCYRIDDARFIANAAAYPSLGQARFWFGNVNYDEPDPRKQLDFTKGPLAPYTETSYATFQCPDFGDTQVDSTRFGRISSGYGYNGRYLGYGTKYDFSNYPNYTVGADFRQLRDVQQMTQTAVFADTAQIDYALNLQEIWLLEPPSQNFPTTHFRHSDSANVAFLDGHVESRSRHFLVQVPGTNFMSAAQANKMDAKRIGYISDGNLSDPLKRDELYDRE from the coding sequence ATGACAGACCGCACGCACACAGTGCGCACGACGCCGGGTTCCTCACTCCCGGGAACCACTCACCTTACCCGCCTGACAGCCCGCAACCGAATTCGACCCGCATTCACGCTGATTGAACTGCTCGTTGTCATCGCCATCATTGCAGTGCTGATTGCGCTTCTGCTTCCAGCCGTTCAACAGGCGCGAGAAGCGGCCCGACGGACCCAATGCAAGAACAACCTCAAGCAACTCGCGTTAGCATTACATAATTATACGGAAACCTATGCAGGCGTCCTTCCGTGCTATCGCATTGATGACGCGAGATTCATTGCGAACGCAGCGGCTTACCCCAGCCTTGGCCAGGCCCGCTTCTGGTTCGGCAATGTCAACTACGACGAGCCAGACCCGCGTAAGCAACTCGACTTCACCAAAGGACCGCTCGCACCTTACACAGAAACCAGTTACGCCACATTCCAGTGCCCCGACTTTGGAGATACGCAGGTCGATTCAACACGGTTCGGCCGGATCTCGTCCGGATATGGATACAACGGTCGATACCTTGGCTACGGCACCAAGTATGATTTCTCGAACTACCCGAATTACACAGTTGGTGCGGACTTCCGGCAGTTGCGCGACGTCCAGCAGATGACTCAGACCGCTGTCTTCGCTGACACTGCTCAAATCGATTACGCCCTGAATCTTCAGGAAATCTGGCTACTGGAACCTCCCAGCCAGAACTTTCCGACGACGCACTTCCGTCATTCCGACTCGGCCAATGTGGCATTTCTCGATGGGCACGTTGAATCGCGGAGCCGTCATTTTCTGGTTCAGGTTCCTGGCACGAATTTCATGTCCGCAGCTCAAGCCAATAAGATGGACGCCAAGCGTATTGGATACATCAGCGACGGAAACCTGTCGGACCCGCTCAAGCGTGATGAGCTTTATGATCGCGAATAA
- a CDS encoding ArnT family glycosyltransferase, translating into MIPVPNTRLSPIPVPFLLQLFAWAIGLLVCVAGMLNFVAEWNPAVATLQFLFFASAPVLWMIERRRGPARSEHAEVDAGQRRGLLQAWLYAIAVGVTSFLTCFLVGREIVDLPPAYHDEYSYVFQAKTLLLGRLSVPSHATHPELFDQMHVLNEGQMASRYYPGTGIWLAPWLVLNHPYLGYWLASSLASVFVFWTGYELGRIPVGLVSGLACALSPGVALFSNLLLAHQPTLLALSFFLWAFVRWQRTQLPIDLFLSGCGLSFAMICRPATAAGFGLPFGVAFLYWLLSSSSRNAGSPHSRRIRALLAIGLPLMMGWCVMAVYHKGATGSWTTSPYQLYTEIYTPRHIYWFNNVERGGQIPATKVVEAYDRWAENLTPQLAAQNVRDRLVTSWVWAFDLVPLIVSSLIFCGVIYRLDRRWVAVGLSIVSLHAIHIPYWYVGIMGWHYVFESVLGWCLILGAVTDVLCRQWSVMGRWLLPSWWKAFLCVSILAVYVPLGWIGLPASSAPRVAAGIASIRFPRRQYAEFNRWLDRGVQERPALVLIETDPDNQHVDYVVNSPGLTDPILRGRFRSKSSDVRQIQADFPDRTIYLCDPKRQTLERLR; encoded by the coding sequence ATGATACCGGTACCAAACACCCGACTCTCGCCGATTCCAGTCCCTTTCCTGCTTCAGTTATTCGCCTGGGCCATTGGCTTGCTGGTCTGTGTGGCGGGGATGTTGAACTTCGTTGCGGAGTGGAACCCTGCCGTCGCGACCCTTCAGTTTCTGTTTTTCGCTTCCGCACCCGTCTTGTGGATGATCGAACGACGCCGGGGTCCTGCCCGCTCTGAGCACGCGGAAGTCGACGCAGGTCAGAGGCGTGGTCTCTTGCAGGCCTGGTTGTATGCCATCGCTGTCGGTGTCACCTCGTTTCTGACTTGTTTTCTGGTTGGGCGCGAGATCGTCGATTTACCTCCCGCTTACCATGATGAATACAGTTATGTCTTTCAGGCGAAAACACTGTTACTGGGACGCCTCTCGGTCCCCAGCCACGCCACTCATCCCGAGTTGTTCGATCAGATGCATGTTCTGAACGAAGGACAGATGGCGAGCCGGTACTATCCGGGAACGGGAATCTGGCTGGCTCCCTGGCTTGTCCTGAATCATCCTTACCTGGGGTACTGGCTGGCAAGTTCCCTTGCGTCTGTGTTTGTCTTCTGGACGGGTTACGAATTGGGACGAATTCCGGTCGGTCTGGTCAGTGGTCTGGCCTGTGCCTTGTCCCCCGGTGTTGCCCTTTTTTCGAACCTGCTCCTGGCACATCAACCGACACTCCTTGCGCTGAGTTTTTTCCTTTGGGCTTTTGTTCGCTGGCAGCGAACACAATTGCCGATTGATCTTTTTTTGTCCGGTTGTGGGCTCAGCTTTGCCATGATTTGCAGACCTGCGACTGCGGCGGGGTTTGGTCTCCCATTCGGGGTTGCGTTTCTGTACTGGTTGCTGTCTTCTTCCTCCCGCAACGCTGGTTCGCCCCATTCACGACGAATTCGAGCATTGCTGGCGATCGGATTACCGCTGATGATGGGCTGGTGCGTGATGGCCGTCTATCACAAGGGAGCCACCGGATCCTGGACGACCTCGCCGTATCAACTCTACACCGAAATCTATACTCCTCGTCATATCTATTGGTTCAACAATGTGGAACGGGGCGGGCAGATCCCTGCGACAAAAGTGGTTGAGGCCTATGACCGCTGGGCGGAAAATCTCACGCCGCAACTGGCCGCACAGAATGTTCGCGACCGACTGGTTACCAGTTGGGTGTGGGCGTTCGACCTTGTTCCGCTGATCGTCAGCAGCCTGATTTTCTGCGGCGTCATCTATCGACTGGATCGTCGCTGGGTTGCCGTGGGGCTCTCGATCGTCTCATTGCACGCCATTCACATACCCTACTGGTATGTCGGCATCATGGGATGGCACTATGTCTTTGAAAGTGTTCTCGGGTGGTGTCTGATCTTGGGAGCCGTCACGGACGTCCTGTGTCGCCAGTGGTCAGTCATGGGACGCTGGCTTCTGCCCAGTTGGTGGAAGGCGTTCCTGTGCGTGTCCATTCTTGCAGTCTACGTTCCCCTTGGCTGGATCGGATTGCCTGCTTCTTCGGCTCCTCGTGTTGCTGCGGGTATCGCTTCCATTCGCTTTCCGCGCCGGCAGTATGCTGAGTTCAATCGCTGGCTGGACAGAGGCGTTCAGGAACGTCCCGCCCTCGTGCTGATTGAAACCGATCCTGATAATCAGCATGTCGATTATGTGGTGAATTCGCCTGGGCTGACTGATCCCATCCTGCGAGGCCGCTTTCGCAGCAAGTCGTCTGACGTCCGACAGATCCAGGCTGATTTTCCAGACCGAACGATTTACCTTTGTGATCCCAAACGCCAGACGCTTGAACGACTCCGATAA
- a CDS encoding DUF1570 domain-containing protein encodes MAEPEQEPEKGDSMVLATDSRGCPRTSRERLKFRLPVLLVVLVMAVTGCRTTRPVTGLPAKYSLENEHLVVQSDIKLSRNHELLKDLDRLRDEILTLLDLPEQKQPVVIYLFGDEARYANYLHTHYPRLPPRRAYFVGTSRELAVYTYWGERIQEDLRHEFTHGVLHATLKDVPLWLDEGLAEYFEVTSQPAGLNREYAMNIAAEIASGWKPNLDRLETLEGVEQLDRNDYQESWAWVHFMLQHSEDSREVLVNYLKELRTTSQPGALSVRLRNAIPVADRRFLSHAASLTDGVVRVGRVEPQ; translated from the coding sequence ATGGCCGAACCTGAGCAAGAACCAGAGAAGGGCGACAGCATGGTGCTCGCGACTGATTCGAGGGGATGCCCCCGAACTTCGCGGGAGAGGCTGAAGTTCCGTCTTCCGGTACTGCTGGTGGTGCTGGTGATGGCGGTGACCGGGTGCCGGACCACTCGTCCAGTCACAGGACTGCCAGCCAAGTATTCCCTGGAAAACGAACACCTCGTCGTTCAAAGCGACATTAAGCTGTCGCGAAATCATGAGTTACTCAAAGACCTTGATCGACTTCGGGACGAAATCCTGACGCTGCTCGATCTGCCCGAACAGAAGCAACCCGTCGTCATCTACCTGTTCGGCGACGAGGCGCGCTATGCCAACTACCTCCACACGCACTATCCGCGACTCCCACCCCGTCGGGCTTATTTCGTCGGGACCTCCCGGGAACTGGCGGTCTATACCTACTGGGGTGAAAGAATCCAGGAGGATCTGCGGCATGAGTTCACTCATGGAGTGCTCCACGCCACTCTCAAAGACGTGCCGCTCTGGCTGGATGAAGGTTTGGCCGAATATTTCGAAGTCACCTCACAGCCAGCAGGGCTGAACCGCGAATACGCCATGAACATCGCCGCCGAAATCGCCAGCGGCTGGAAGCCTAATCTCGATCGGTTAGAAACCCTTGAAGGGGTCGAACAACTCGATCGGAACGACTACCAGGAATCGTGGGCCTGGGTACACTTTATGCTCCAGCACAGCGAGGATTCTCGTGAAGTTCTCGTCAATTACCTGAAAGAATTACGAACAACATCGCAGCCGGGGGCGCTCTCGGTCCGGCTGCGAAATGCGATTCCTGTCGCAGATCGTCGATTCCTGAGCCATGCCGCCAGCCTGACCGACGGTGTCGTTCGAGTCGGACGGGTTGAACCTCAATAA
- a CDS encoding septum formation initiator family protein has translation MTPVAAGLHPSAEPGTETVAGMVVSLIFWLCLLVAAILFGLVSLAPKYSVYLQLRSKFDVNQRKLVALEAQTEELSRVVHALENDKEFVAELTRMEFDAVGPGEEVIPVDDELRLNANKMPSTADDPAPIHEWYEPYVTYLASNGTVRMSLLATAAVLVIISFTLLPPAGPATGTENSSRQGSLWHTLRSRYVRQSSL, from the coding sequence ATGACGCCAGTCGCTGCTGGACTTCATCCGTCAGCCGAACCCGGAACCGAGACTGTCGCCGGAATGGTGGTCTCGCTGATTTTCTGGTTGTGCCTGCTTGTAGCGGCAATCCTTTTCGGACTGGTCTCTCTGGCTCCAAAGTATTCGGTTTATCTTCAGCTTCGCAGCAAGTTTGACGTCAACCAGCGCAAACTGGTCGCACTCGAAGCCCAGACGGAAGAACTCAGCCGTGTTGTCCACGCATTGGAGAATGACAAGGAATTCGTTGCCGAACTGACGCGGATGGAGTTCGATGCCGTCGGCCCCGGCGAAGAGGTGATTCCCGTTGACGATGAACTGCGGCTGAACGCGAACAAGATGCCGTCGACGGCCGACGATCCCGCCCCCATCCACGAATGGTACGAACCTTACGTCACCTATCTGGCCAGCAATGGAACGGTTCGAATGAGCCTGCTGGCGACGGCCGCAGTGCTTGTGATCATTTCTTTCACGCTGCTCCCCCCTGCCGGGCCAGCCACCGGAACGGAAAACAGCAGCCGGCAAGGATCTCTCTGGCATACCCTGCGGAGTCGTTACGTCCGGCAATCCTCACTCTGA
- a CDS encoding aldose 1-epimerase family protein, translating to MTIQTLVLTDADAGVHLDHGELRPNNTMDLRGSPHWSIRWRTLRGGVSDGVDVVELDNGHLSLCILPTRGMGIWKGRFNDLPLEWKSPVERPVHPKFVNQLDRGGIGWLHGFNELLCRCGLAFLGPPGDDRGEKLTLHGRIANLPAHRVEVRVDTTGPGSLELRGVVDESSMFGARWRLTTTYRLEAGSNYCSITDDITNLGGQPAELSLLYHINIGRPFLEPYASYAVPSIEVAPRDARAAQGIDNYQIYGAPVAGFQEQVYFHTPIGGGDGWTTALLANASGHAGFAVHFQTRQLPTFSVWKNTVAEADGYVTGLEPGIVFPNFRGFERERGRLPIVQPGHTYRSELALEVADTLDSVRKITDRIHLLQGKTATTVHRQPIERLSAVPK from the coding sequence ATGACCATCCAGACACTTGTTCTCACCGATGCCGATGCCGGAGTCCATCTCGATCACGGTGAACTGCGCCCCAATAACACAATGGACCTGCGCGGTTCACCCCACTGGTCCATCCGCTGGCGGACGCTGCGGGGAGGTGTTTCCGATGGCGTCGATGTCGTGGAACTCGATAATGGCCATCTCTCGCTGTGCATTCTGCCGACGCGCGGTATGGGAATCTGGAAGGGCCGCTTCAACGACTTGCCCTTGGAATGGAAGTCTCCCGTCGAACGGCCGGTTCATCCCAAATTCGTCAACCAGCTCGACCGGGGTGGCATCGGCTGGCTGCATGGATTCAATGAACTGCTCTGCCGCTGTGGTCTCGCGTTTCTGGGCCCCCCGGGGGACGATCGGGGTGAGAAGCTGACACTGCATGGCCGGATTGCCAATCTGCCGGCACACCGTGTGGAAGTCCGTGTCGATACCACAGGTCCCGGCTCACTGGAGCTGCGCGGGGTTGTTGACGAGTCATCCATGTTCGGCGCACGCTGGCGGCTCACAACCACCTACCGGCTGGAAGCGGGATCGAACTATTGCTCGATCACCGACGATATCACGAACCTGGGGGGGCAACCGGCTGAACTTTCGCTGCTCTACCACATCAATATCGGACGGCCCTTCCTGGAACCCTATGCTTCCTACGCAGTCCCCAGTATCGAAGTTGCACCACGCGATGCCCGGGCAGCACAGGGGATCGATAACTACCAGATCTACGGAGCTCCCGTCGCCGGATTTCAGGAACAGGTTTATTTTCACACTCCCATTGGGGGGGGCGATGGCTGGACAACGGCCCTGCTGGCAAACGCGAGCGGTCATGCCGGTTTTGCGGTTCATTTCCAGACCCGGCAGCTTCCCACGTTCTCGGTGTGGAAAAACACAGTCGCCGAAGCCGACGGTTACGTGACGGGCCTCGAACCGGGAATCGTCTTCCCCAATTTCCGTGGTTTCGAACGCGAAAGAGGCCGATTGCCCATCGTGCAGCCGGGTCATACGTACCGGAGCGAACTCGCACTGGAAGTCGCGGATACCCTGGACTCCGTCCGGAAAATCACCGACCGGATTCACTTGCTTCAGGGGAAAACCGCCACGACCGTCCACCGACAGCCCATCGAACGGCTTTCAGCGGTACCGAAATAG
- a CDS encoding glycosyltransferase family 2 protein, which translates to MIPEEFDVNKIPYSEHWYQGLKSTLGVAACRQLGLYAIPDSFLLSVVIPIYNEERTLRTLIDRVRAVPIRKELVLVEDCSKDNTRQILKQLEEEAANNPDPMNAISVTYHEVNKGKGAAVRTGFSRATGDAIVIQDADLEYNPAEYPRLLHPIIEGAADVVYGSRFLGDQEHRVLYFWHSVGNRVLTTISNAFTNLNLTDMETCYKVFTKEALADIWPTLKQNRFGIEPELTAKIARRRLRVYEMSISYHGRTYQEGKHIGMKDGFQALWCIVRYWWKD; encoded by the coding sequence ATGATCCCCGAGGAATTTGACGTCAATAAAATTCCGTACTCTGAGCACTGGTATCAGGGCCTGAAGAGCACCTTAGGAGTCGCCGCTTGTCGACAGTTGGGTCTTTACGCGATACCCGATTCGTTTCTGCTTTCGGTTGTGATCCCAATCTACAACGAAGAGCGAACGCTGCGGACGCTGATTGACCGCGTTCGTGCGGTGCCGATTCGGAAGGAACTGGTGCTGGTCGAAGACTGCAGCAAAGACAATACGCGGCAGATTCTGAAACAGCTGGAGGAAGAAGCGGCGAACAACCCTGACCCGATGAACGCCATCAGCGTCACTTACCATGAAGTCAATAAAGGTAAGGGGGCCGCTGTCCGTACAGGATTCTCGCGTGCGACGGGGGACGCAATTGTGATTCAGGACGCTGACCTGGAATACAATCCAGCCGAATATCCCCGCCTGTTGCATCCCATCATCGAAGGTGCGGCCGATGTCGTTTACGGCAGCCGGTTTCTGGGGGACCAGGAACACCGCGTCCTTTATTTCTGGCATTCGGTCGGAAACAGGGTTCTGACGACGATCTCCAACGCGTTCACGAATCTGAATCTGACCGACATGGAGACCTGCTACAAAGTCTTCACAAAGGAAGCGCTCGCCGACATCTGGCCAACGCTGAAGCAGAACCGATTCGGGATCGAACCCGAACTCACGGCAAAAATCGCACGCCGCCGGTTACGCGTGTACGAAATGTCAATCAGCTATCACGGACGGACGTACCAGGAAGGGAAACACATCGGCATGAAAGACGGCTTCCAGGCTCTGTGGTGCATTGTCAGATACTGGTGGAAAGATTGA
- the ftsH gene encoding ATP-dependent zinc metalloprotease FtsH, whose product MFSPSWGMLLAAGMLIAFILFSLKQPVASSVDYVFVWKEAEKQNIDWVEFQGDRVRGHWKKVPESPDSKIPKLTDDFELNLPVAEDHELKNHFMANGVKIKAKSASDSFSSRDFIFLLIQILPFAFLFWFLWSMIRKNSDPFGSGPLGSFIRSPAKRFKPNEQQTTFDDVAAMEHAKQDLQEVVEFLKTPGKFQRLGAQIPKGVLLMGPPGTGKTLLARATAGEAGVPFFAINGSEFIQMFVGVGASRVRDMFRTAKESAPCILFVDEIDAVGRIRGAGLGGGHDEREQTLNQILSEMDGFQQTEAVIVIAATNRPDVLDPALLRPGRFDRHVTVDRPTKQGRAAILKVHSRKVPLSDDVKLDVVAAGSIGFSGAELKNLVNEAALNAARANRDAVTAEDFDQARDKIIMGPKREEVLGPKEREMTAYHEVGHALLAWLLPEVDPVHKITVIPRGRALGVTQLMPDEDRYNVGEQRLHSQLAFMLGGRAAEKLIFNEYSAGAEDDLKRATQIARRMVTRWGMSDVIGPVAFRDGEEHPFLGKEMASEHREYSDETARVIDSEVQRFLLKANERAVKILTENRDKLDSLTKALVERESLDMTEITAIIGPPASRSGEMVALSDA is encoded by the coding sequence ATGTTTTCCCCTTCGTGGGGAATGCTGCTTGCCGCAGGGATGCTGATTGCATTCATCCTCTTCAGTCTGAAACAGCCCGTTGCTTCATCCGTCGACTACGTGTTCGTCTGGAAGGAAGCCGAAAAGCAAAACATTGACTGGGTCGAGTTTCAGGGAGACCGTGTCCGTGGACACTGGAAGAAAGTTCCCGAATCGCCCGACAGCAAGATTCCCAAACTGACCGATGACTTCGAGCTGAATCTGCCCGTCGCTGAAGACCATGAACTGAAGAATCACTTCATGGCGAATGGCGTAAAAATTAAGGCCAAATCCGCCAGCGATTCGTTCAGTTCGCGTGATTTTATTTTCCTGCTGATTCAGATTCTGCCATTTGCATTTCTCTTCTGGTTTTTGTGGTCCATGATCCGCAAAAACAGCGACCCCTTTGGGTCGGGGCCACTCGGTAGTTTCATTCGCAGTCCCGCCAAACGCTTCAAACCAAACGAACAGCAGACGACATTTGACGACGTCGCTGCGATGGAACATGCGAAGCAGGACCTGCAGGAAGTGGTCGAGTTCCTCAAGACACCTGGAAAGTTCCAGCGTCTGGGGGCACAGATTCCCAAAGGTGTGCTGCTGATGGGCCCCCCCGGGACGGGGAAAACATTGCTGGCACGAGCGACCGCCGGGGAAGCGGGGGTTCCGTTCTTCGCCATCAACGGATCTGAGTTCATTCAGATGTTCGTCGGTGTGGGGGCGAGCCGCGTACGTGACATGTTCCGCACCGCAAAAGAGAGTGCTCCGTGCATTCTGTTCGTCGACGAAATCGATGCCGTCGGCCGCATCCGCGGTGCAGGCCTGGGAGGCGGACACGACGAGCGTGAACAGACGCTGAATCAGATCCTCAGCGAAATGGACGGCTTCCAGCAGACGGAAGCGGTGATTGTGATCGCCGCCACGAACCGACCCGACGTGCTCGACCCCGCACTCCTTCGCCCCGGACGCTTCGATCGCCACGTGACGGTGGACCGTCCCACCAAGCAGGGACGTGCGGCAATTCTCAAGGTGCATAGCCGCAAAGTTCCACTGAGTGATGACGTCAAACTCGACGTCGTTGCCGCTGGATCGATTGGGTTTTCCGGTGCCGAACTGAAGAATCTCGTGAACGAAGCGGCGCTCAATGCCGCACGGGCAAATCGAGATGCCGTCACTGCCGAAGACTTCGACCAGGCGCGCGACAAGATTATCATGGGACCAAAACGAGAAGAAGTTCTGGGACCAAAAGAACGCGAGATGACGGCTTACCACGAAGTCGGTCACGCACTGCTCGCATGGCTGCTGCCCGAAGTGGATCCCGTTCACAAGATCACCGTCATTCCACGTGGTCGGGCCTTGGGTGTTACGCAATTGATGCCAGACGAAGATCGTTACAACGTGGGCGAACAGCGGCTGCACTCGCAACTGGCGTTCATGCTGGGGGGCCGTGCTGCCGAGAAGCTCATCTTCAACGAGTACTCCGCAGGGGCCGAAGACGATCTGAAACGAGCCACCCAGATTGCCCGCCGAATGGTGACACGCTGGGGGATGAGTGACGTCATTGGGCCGGTCGCCTTCCGGGATGGTGAAGAGCATCCATTCCTGGGCAAAGAGATGGCAAGCGAACATCGTGAATACAGTGATGAGACGGCACGTGTCATTGATTCCGAAGTTCAGCGGTTCCTGCTGAAAGCCAACGAGCGGGCGGTCAAGATCCTGACCGAAAATCGTGACAAGCTGGATTCCCTGACGAAGGCGCTTGTTGAACGAGAATCCCTGGACATGACCGAAATCACCGCCATTATCGGGCCCCCCGCCAGTCGCTCGGGTGAGATGGTGGCGTTGTCAGACGCTTAA
- a CDS encoding acyl-CoA thioesterase — MLKEHAIQIRVRYCETDAMGFLHHSQFFNFFEQGRTELLRAQGGCYRDMEESGLFLVVVRLQCSYHSPARYDDVLTLTTKVENVSAVKIEHSYRLHCGDRLLASASSTLACVDGSGKIQRLPDSIAED, encoded by the coding sequence ATGCTGAAGGAACACGCAATCCAGATCCGGGTTCGCTATTGTGAAACCGACGCGATGGGGTTTTTGCACCACTCGCAGTTCTTTAACTTCTTCGAGCAGGGGCGAACCGAACTGCTGAGGGCTCAGGGGGGCTGCTACCGCGATATGGAAGAGTCTGGACTGTTTCTGGTCGTCGTCCGTTTGCAGTGCAGCTATCACTCGCCAGCCCGTTACGACGATGTGCTGACGCTGACCACGAAGGTCGAAAATGTTTCGGCTGTCAAAATCGAACACAGCTACCGGCTGCATTGCGGCGATCGCCTGCTGGCCTCGGCGTCCAGCACACTGGCCTGCGTCGATGGAAGTGGCAAGATTCAGCGACTGCCCGATTCGATTGCCGAAGACTGA
- a CDS encoding translocase — protein sequence MSAITDFWYLAKSGGRPMAARVARWSGLAQHVVELSEDYSGLTDDALLSLSKELRWRSKSGVPLKVLLPQAYALVREAARRVLDKQHYLVQIIGGIGLFEGGLAEMQTGEGKTLTATLPTYLRALPGRGCHVVTVNDYLAQRDCDLMGPVYEKLGLTVGSVVSSSQPDARRRAYAKDITYATSREIGFDFLRDRLKVGSRLDEAYRAQLFEAESQAEAGPVQRGHYFALIDEADSVLIDDAVTPLIIGLERENTQEIEELLHWSRDLVPQLTLSQDYLFDPGKRTVELTNAGTRKVVLALKPTRLSSFDTEKLYTSVEQALRADYAYERGRDYVITKKKEIAIVDEGTGRTLDGRKWQAGLHQAIEAKERVPITAETGEAARITVQTFFRRYENLAGMTGTGIQATREFQHTYGLGVTVIPTHRRCIRQGLTPRIFLTQEAKRQGLIPEIERLYRLGRAVLIGTPSVEASEVLGRELRSREIDCQILNALFDDVEAEIIAQAGQPGRITIATNMAGRGTDIHLHPAVNASGGLHVIATEMHTNRRIDRQLVGRAARQGDPGSYQFWLSLEDELFRYLTAAQLTRLRNRAAAVSRGGELAPSWIRPFRQLQRRIENQERKYRKQLLKQEKSRETMCRAMGLDPYLELAE from the coding sequence ATGTCCGCAATCACGGATTTCTGGTATCTGGCGAAGTCGGGAGGACGGCCCATGGCCGCCCGGGTGGCCCGCTGGAGCGGTCTGGCGCAGCACGTTGTCGAACTGTCCGAAGACTATTCCGGACTCACCGACGATGCATTGCTGTCTCTTTCCAAAGAGTTGCGTTGGCGATCGAAGTCAGGTGTCCCGCTCAAGGTGCTCTTGCCGCAGGCCTATGCCTTGGTGAGAGAAGCTGCACGGCGCGTCCTGGACAAGCAACACTATCTGGTGCAGATCATTGGTGGAATCGGGCTGTTCGAAGGGGGACTGGCCGAGATGCAGACGGGTGAGGGAAAGACACTCACTGCGACGCTGCCGACCTATCTGCGGGCACTGCCCGGTCGCGGGTGCCATGTGGTGACTGTCAACGACTATCTCGCCCAGCGTGACTGTGATCTGATGGGACCTGTCTACGAAAAGCTGGGGCTGACTGTGGGCAGTGTCGTCTCGTCCAGTCAGCCGGACGCCCGTCGGCGTGCTTACGCGAAAGACATCACCTATGCGACCAGCCGTGAGATTGGATTCGACTTTCTGCGAGATCGATTGAAAGTCGGTTCCCGGCTGGATGAGGCGTACCGTGCTCAACTGTTTGAGGCAGAGTCTCAGGCGGAAGCGGGGCCTGTGCAGCGCGGGCATTATTTCGCGTTGATTGACGAAGCCGACAGTGTCTTGATCGATGATGCGGTCACTCCGCTGATCATTGGACTGGAACGTGAAAACACGCAGGAAATTGAAGAGCTGCTTCACTGGTCCCGTGATCTGGTTCCGCAGCTCACGCTTTCCCAGGATTATCTGTTTGACCCGGGTAAGCGAACCGTTGAACTGACCAACGCGGGGACGCGGAAGGTTGTTCTCGCACTCAAGCCAACGCGACTCAGTTCATTCGACACTGAAAAACTTTATACGAGTGTTGAGCAGGCGCTGCGAGCCGATTACGCGTACGAGCGAGGGCGGGACTACGTCATTACAAAAAAGAAGGAAATCGCGATCGTCGACGAAGGGACCGGTCGGACACTCGATGGTCGCAAGTGGCAGGCAGGTCTGCATCAGGCGATTGAGGCCAAAGAGCGGGTTCCTATCACAGCGGAGACAGGTGAAGCGGCCCGGATCACCGTGCAAACTTTTTTCCGCCGCTACGAAAATCTGGCTGGGATGACAGGGACCGGCATCCAGGCAACTCGCGAGTTTCAGCACACCTACGGCCTGGGAGTGACCGTCATCCCCACGCACAGACGCTGCATCCGGCAAGGGTTAACTCCACGAATCTTTCTCACCCAGGAGGCCAAGCGTCAGGGGCTGATCCCGGAAATTGAACGGCTATACCGACTGGGGCGGGCCGTCTTAATCGGAACCCCTTCCGTCGAAGCCTCTGAAGTTCTTGGGAGAGAGCTTCGCAGCCGAGAGATCGATTGCCAGATTCTGAATGCGCTGTTCGATGATGTCGAAGCGGAAATTATTGCGCAAGCAGGTCAGCCGGGGCGAATTACAATTGCCACCAACATGGCGGGACGGGGGACCGACATTCACTTGCACCCTGCGGTCAATGCAAGTGGCGGTCTGCACGTCATTGCAACGGAAATGCACACGAATCGGCGGATCGATCGTCAACTGGTAGGTCGAGCAGCCCGTCAGGGGGATCCCGGTTCCTACCAGTTCTGGCTTTCTCTGGAAGACGAGTTGTTCCGATATCTGACCGCCGCACAGCTCACCAGGCTGCGTAACCGGGCTGCCGCCGTCTCGCGTGGTGGAGAGCTTGCTCCGAGTTGGATTCGCCCCTTCCGCCAGCTCCAGCGACGCATCGAAAATCAGGAACGCAAGTACCGTAAGCAGTTACTGAAACAAGAAAAAAGCCGCGAAACGATGTGCCGGGCGATGGGGCTGGATCCTTACCTGGAATTGGCGGAATAG